A window of the Vibrio pomeroyi genome harbors these coding sequences:
- a CDS encoding MFS transporter: MQQIKLLNRATFAGFAATLVGNGIGRFAYIALMPVLIQSGWFSSEDASTLGAATLIGYIFGAPASSFLQRYYSTGTLIRASLLLSSFSYLGCSLKSAPFEWFLTLRTIAGISGAILMVLAPPMIASLHPKEMKARVSGVVFSGIGLGAMISGTIIPLLIYQSVESAWLGMGAIAFVATVLTWKTWSLEPKQSHCAMSPASFKDLSKRKRTSIRFVLLAYTFSAIGYLPHTLFWVDYIVRELGMSFTSGGFYWAVFGIGAAIGPIVTGVLGDKVGLKKALLTAFICKATGVALPLMNTGEVALFVSSLLVGMFTPGIVTLVSTYTLELVGTQLHTKSWGAMTMAFAVSQGTVGFVMAHYAPQLTSYNVLFMLSASALILSILCIAFTSTKQQGLNTAQISS; encoded by the coding sequence ATGCAGCAAATAAAACTCTTAAACCGCGCTACCTTTGCAGGATTTGCAGCAACATTAGTTGGGAATGGCATTGGCCGCTTTGCCTACATTGCCTTGATGCCAGTGCTCATACAGAGCGGATGGTTCTCAAGTGAAGATGCCTCAACCCTTGGCGCTGCAACGCTGATAGGCTATATATTTGGAGCTCCCGCTTCAAGCTTTCTACAGCGATACTATTCAACCGGTACACTCATACGTGCCTCTCTGTTATTGAGCAGCTTTAGTTATCTTGGCTGTTCCTTAAAGTCTGCCCCCTTCGAATGGTTTTTAACACTGAGAACCATTGCAGGAATATCAGGAGCCATTCTTATGGTGCTCGCTCCCCCGATGATCGCTAGCCTTCACCCAAAAGAGATGAAAGCGAGAGTCAGTGGCGTCGTATTTTCAGGGATTGGGCTTGGTGCCATGATCTCAGGAACGATCATACCTCTTCTTATCTATCAAAGTGTAGAAAGCGCATGGTTAGGGATGGGAGCCATCGCTTTTGTCGCAACTGTTCTGACATGGAAAACATGGAGTCTTGAGCCTAAACAGAGTCATTGTGCAATGAGCCCAGCTTCGTTTAAGGACTTATCTAAGCGTAAACGTACGAGTATTCGATTTGTACTTTTAGCCTATACCTTTAGCGCAATTGGTTACTTACCTCATACCCTTTTTTGGGTCGACTATATTGTTCGTGAGTTGGGGATGAGTTTTACAAGTGGCGGCTTTTATTGGGCCGTATTTGGCATCGGAGCGGCGATTGGACCGATAGTGACAGGTGTATTGGGTGATAAGGTTGGGCTCAAAAAAGCGCTATTAACTGCCTTTATTTGTAAGGCGACTGGCGTTGCACTTCCGTTAATGAACACAGGTGAAGTTGCACTTTTTGTTTCGTCGCTACTCGTCGGTATGTTCACTCCGGGTATCGTAACACTCGTATCAACTTACACCTTAGAACTCGTTGGCACTCAACTCCACACAAAATCTTGGGGAGCAATGACAATGGCTTTTGCCGTTTCGCAAGGCACCGTTGGCTTTGTTATGGCTCATTACGCCCCGCAACTCACCAGCTATAACGTCCTATTTATGCTCAGTGCAAGTGCGCTCATTTTATCAATACTCTGCATTGCATTTACATCAACCAAACAGCAGGGATTAAACACTGCTCAAATAAGTTCTTAG
- a CDS encoding amidohydrolase family protein has protein sequence MFKKTLIAASLAMTAAYSIAAPAPVKETAPVAAVAPQVVVFKNVNVFNGTENKLYKNHSVVVTDNKITAITKGEADIPADAQVIDGEGRTLMPALIDAHMHLTIPKGLLGTDDMRWTEIAIHGQEFAEMYLDMGFGTIRDVGGADGSWTDMERDGRLKEVPRIYASGAPIAPIGSHADVGLQSRRLTDSPQNLEILNIMSNANGVEEIKEQARYNYRQGAQFTKVFQSGGVSSKFDPWQYNSYLDDEMKAAVAIAESYGSYVATHVYSEQAMHQALDLGVKTLEHGFMFKAEMADKFNKEGAFIATNLTAFSPDLATIPVVQDPLIQKKLASAQAAFGSYQKEMKAAEDAGFDRRAFNVDCVGVADTCVKQIAHEIWLNADMFGNFSALRAMTSTSGRISAELMQPWIDPYSDAKLGVIEVGAYADILLIDGNPLEDITLVGGRDTWFGEGNDAKKDGSHLTEMDLIMKDGKIFKNTL, from the coding sequence ATGTTCAAGAAAACACTGATTGCCGCTTCTTTAGCTATGACAGCTGCTTACTCAATCGCTGCCCCAGCGCCCGTTAAAGAAACGGCACCAGTCGCTGCAGTAGCGCCTCAAGTTGTTGTCTTTAAGAACGTTAATGTTTTCAACGGAACTGAAAATAAACTGTATAAGAACCACTCGGTTGTCGTCACAGATAACAAGATCACCGCTATCACCAAAGGCGAGGCTGATATTCCAGCAGATGCTCAAGTGATTGATGGTGAAGGTCGTACACTGATGCCAGCCTTAATTGATGCGCACATGCACTTAACCATTCCAAAAGGTTTGCTAGGTACTGATGATATGCGCTGGACAGAGATAGCTATCCACGGCCAAGAGTTCGCAGAAATGTATCTAGATATGGGCTTCGGTACGATTCGTGATGTAGGTGGTGCTGATGGTTCATGGACTGATATGGAACGTGACGGTCGCTTAAAAGAAGTACCGCGTATTTACGCATCGGGCGCCCCAATTGCACCTATCGGTTCGCATGCCGATGTTGGTTTACAGTCTCGTCGTCTTACTGATTCACCACAGAACTTGGAAATCCTCAATATCATGAGTAACGCGAATGGTGTTGAAGAGATTAAAGAGCAAGCTCGATACAACTATCGTCAGGGGGCACAGTTCACTAAGGTGTTCCAATCGGGTGGTGTGTCTTCGAAGTTTGACCCATGGCAGTACAACTCTTATCTAGACGATGAGATGAAAGCCGCGGTGGCGATAGCAGAATCTTATGGTTCTTACGTTGCAACGCACGTGTATTCTGAGCAAGCGATGCATCAAGCGCTCGACCTAGGTGTGAAAACTCTAGAGCATGGCTTCATGTTTAAAGCGGAGATGGCGGATAAGTTCAATAAAGAGGGAGCGTTCATTGCCACGAACCTCACCGCATTTTCGCCGGATCTCGCGACCATTCCAGTGGTACAAGATCCTCTGATTCAGAAGAAGCTAGCGTCGGCACAAGCGGCGTTTGGTAGCTACCAGAAAGAGATGAAAGCCGCAGAAGACGCAGGATTTGATCGCCGTGCCTTCAACGTAGATTGTGTAGGCGTTGCAGATACATGTGTTAAGCAGATTGCTCACGAGATTTGGTTGAACGCAGATATGTTCGGTAACTTCTCTGCGCTGCGTGCCATGACATCGACATCGGGTCGTATCTCTGCCGAGCTAATGCAACCATGGATTGACCCATACTCAGATGCAAAATTGGGCGTGATTGAAGTGGGTGCATACGCGGATATCCTACTTATCGATGGTAACCCACTGGAAGACATTACACTGGTTGGTGGTCGTGATACTTGGTTTGGTGAAGGTAACGATGCCAAGAAAGATGGTTCTCACCTAACGGAAATGGACCTTATCATGAAAGACGGTAAGATCTTTAAGAACACACTTTAA
- a CDS encoding FUSC family protein: MTFSPAILRKIWYSPSINLGLRATSAIVLFFGLGLLSNHISIAMTALMTMPAALISGLDAAGPRRWTRFAITTTAWAITLAVSYILLISGLPLWLTYGALGALLASAAVNGPFWARLGMSSLLIAVVTLSLHNSNTALSLYPMLVLGPLTFALFSWLWFALWKHYALRVCLSAIYETLADYIQYRQAFLLGGENEAPKRRIKYQLIELFQQALQSESFRSKHEDANSLRQALFLALDTFEVILSSHTTNPDLLSQFQSSKQKRDLLLVWSQHCQQRLRHKAKQLLHNTNEEMKHLSSLEQEANDLIEAVKLEDQPRFRYWAYAVKHISRRIELNEPAYERSFEVQPFELSFRLPGRSNPIWRHVTRVGLMFALGAGVAEYFDLIRLDWVLISMLMVIQPSFLATRSKTWQRCLGTALGVLFATSLIQIGVPTTAMYTLIVILLPVAMLNIMRNYSLAIGCITALLILIYQTMAHQGLDFAAPRLIDNIVGGAIVLLGYGLLWPQWRGKEIHNQALTALNSSKSLFVYCYEQLQVAPEQRDHMDLTKQRAAMLTAESDLELIYNEMQQEPRHTRADPHYYEDMLSHYRLLSHYLCLLIPLIRTGTQYQGTQQVERLIHDAMDALINTILDNRVHELPALTNKTDADQPTSTTGQRSVEEIIWLALMTIKQMHDLVRRNLKP, from the coding sequence ATGACGTTTTCTCCTGCCATTCTGCGTAAAATCTGGTACTCCCCTTCGATTAACCTAGGGCTTCGCGCCACCAGTGCTATTGTGCTATTTTTCGGCTTAGGGTTGCTGTCGAATCACATCAGTATTGCCATGACCGCACTCATGACCATGCCTGCCGCTTTGATTAGTGGCCTTGATGCTGCAGGCCCAAGGCGGTGGACACGTTTTGCGATTACCACAACCGCTTGGGCAATCACTTTAGCCGTCAGTTACATCCTACTGATCAGTGGGCTGCCTTTATGGTTAACCTATGGTGCATTGGGTGCTTTACTTGCCAGTGCTGCGGTCAACGGTCCATTTTGGGCACGACTCGGCATGTCTAGCCTCCTGATTGCTGTCGTTACCCTATCACTTCATAATTCCAACACAGCGCTAAGCTTGTACCCAATGCTGGTACTGGGCCCTCTTACTTTTGCTCTATTTAGTTGGCTTTGGTTTGCCCTGTGGAAACACTATGCGCTGCGTGTGTGTCTATCTGCAATTTACGAGACGTTGGCAGACTACATCCAATATCGCCAAGCCTTCTTGTTAGGAGGCGAAAATGAAGCGCCAAAAAGACGCATCAAATACCAGCTTATCGAGTTGTTCCAACAGGCGCTTCAATCTGAATCTTTTCGCTCTAAACACGAAGATGCAAACTCGCTCCGACAAGCCTTGTTCCTTGCTCTTGATACCTTTGAAGTGATACTGAGCAGTCACACCACGAACCCCGACCTATTAAGCCAATTTCAATCAAGTAAACAAAAGCGAGATTTGTTATTGGTTTGGAGCCAACATTGCCAGCAACGATTAAGACATAAAGCCAAACAGCTGTTGCACAACACGAACGAAGAGATGAAGCACTTGAGCTCATTAGAGCAAGAAGCCAATGACTTGATTGAAGCGGTCAAGCTTGAAGACCAACCCCGTTTTCGTTATTGGGCCTACGCTGTGAAGCATATTTCTCGTCGTATTGAGCTTAATGAACCCGCATATGAGCGTTCTTTTGAAGTGCAACCGTTCGAATTGTCATTCCGTCTGCCAGGCCGAAGCAACCCTATTTGGCGTCATGTTACCCGTGTAGGTTTAATGTTCGCGCTTGGTGCTGGGGTTGCCGAATACTTTGATTTGATCCGCCTTGACTGGGTATTGATTTCGATGCTCATGGTGATTCAGCCAAGCTTCTTGGCGACTCGCAGTAAGACTTGGCAACGCTGTTTGGGTACGGCGCTTGGCGTACTCTTTGCGACTTCCTTGATTCAGATTGGCGTACCAACGACCGCGATGTATACGTTAATTGTCATCCTCTTGCCCGTCGCGATGCTTAACATCATGCGAAATTACTCGCTCGCCATTGGTTGTATTACCGCGCTATTGATTTTGATTTATCAAACCATGGCGCACCAAGGGCTCGACTTCGCAGCGCCACGTTTGATCGACAACATCGTCGGTGGTGCCATTGTGTTACTCGGTTATGGTTTGTTGTGGCCACAGTGGCGAGGGAAAGAGATCCACAATCAAGCGCTAACGGCTCTGAACAGTTCAAAAAGCTTGTTTGTGTATTGCTATGAACAACTGCAAGTCGCCCCCGAACAACGCGACCACATGGACTTAACTAAGCAACGTGCTGCGATGCTCACAGCAGAGAGCGACCTTGAGCTGATTTACAATGAGATGCAGCAAGAGCCAAGGCACACTCGCGCCGATCCCCATTATTACGAGGATATGCTGAGTCACTATCGATTGTTGAGCCACTATCTCTGCTTGCTGATTCCACTCATCAGAACAGGCACGCAATACCAAGGCACTCAGCAAGTCGAGCGCTTAATTCATGATGCGATGGACGCGTTGATCAACACCATTCTTGATAATCGCGTCCATGAGCTACCCGCGCTAACCAATAAAACCGATGCCGACCAACCCACTTCCACAACGGGTCAACGCTCGGTAGAAGAAATCATCTGGTTGGCATTGATGACAATAAAACAAATGCACGACTTAGTTAGGCGTAACTTAAAGCCTTAA
- a CDS encoding GNAT family N-acetyltransferase — translation MKIRQANLSDAHSLKELSKRAISSCYTSFMGEEMVNGYLSSGASDDEIDKHIGNTFVAVDDSESAIGYVVVIDDLIHIMMVSPAQQRKGIGAMLLSFAKAKILSNHLKPTLETFEANTQAMNFYLKNGWTISRKESDPDFGFVRVFFEKES, via the coding sequence ATGAAAATTAGACAAGCAAATTTGAGTGATGCTCACTCTCTGAAAGAGCTATCCAAGCGTGCCATTAGCTCGTGCTACACAAGCTTTATGGGTGAGGAAATGGTCAATGGCTACCTATCAAGTGGTGCTAGTGACGATGAAATTGACAAGCATATTGGCAATACCTTTGTAGCCGTCGATGACAGCGAATCTGCCATTGGTTACGTCGTCGTTATTGATGACCTAATCCACATTATGATGGTATCGCCAGCACAGCAGCGTAAAGGAATTGGTGCGATGTTACTGTCGTTTGCTAAGGCCAAAATCCTCAGTAACCACCTCAAACCAACACTTGAAACCTTTGAGGCCAATACTCAAGCAATGAACTTTTACCTTAAAAATGGCTGGACGATTTCTCGTAAGGAGTCGGATCCTGATTTTGGTTTTGTTCGGGTGTTTTTTGAGAAAGAAAGTTAA
- a CDS encoding chromosome partitioning protein ParA, with product MKNGLVCTLAMMLIVGCKESNEPNAAVVEQPSVISHIEKTPELVAELKAQPTIDDQFRLLYEHFEPMLDRSDSLTGTDANNDGIRDDIEAFIDALEVTQPVRKALKQEARQAQESLYHDWSAKTETNIKKALVIANKYGKVIACKKFVGIPVRDRTNTGRTIDALTYNTKARTILYLAYNHMLDGSVSTSLKAEAKYCE from the coding sequence ATGAAAAATGGGTTAGTCTGCACATTAGCAATGATGTTAATTGTGGGATGCAAAGAATCGAATGAGCCAAACGCTGCTGTAGTGGAACAACCGAGTGTCATATCACACATAGAGAAAACACCTGAGCTAGTCGCAGAATTAAAGGCACAACCGACAATCGATGATCAGTTTAGGCTGCTATATGAGCACTTTGAACCCATGCTTGACCGCAGTGACTCTCTTACTGGTACGGATGCAAACAATGATGGTATCCGCGATGACATTGAGGCGTTTATCGATGCGTTAGAAGTGACCCAGCCTGTTCGAAAAGCCTTAAAACAAGAGGCTCGGCAAGCACAAGAAAGTCTCTATCACGACTGGAGTGCAAAGACTGAAACCAATATAAAGAAGGCATTAGTAATCGCTAATAAATATGGGAAGGTCATTGCTTGTAAGAAGTTTGTTGGTATACCAGTAAGAGATAGAACCAATACTGGGAGAACTATTGATGCGCTCACTTACAATACTAAAGCTCGCACCATTCTCTACTTGGCTTATAATCACATGTTAGATGGCTCAGTAAGTACGTCTCTAAAAGCAGAGGCTAAGTACTGTGAATAA
- a CDS encoding Lrp/AsnC family transcriptional regulator yields MDEIDKKILAELQNNARLTNQELADRVALSPSPCLRRVRSLEKQGIIRGYHASVDQEACGLPVNVFVLVKLEKPTEENMRDFEQHIEVIDEVLECFLMTGNHDYLLHVVSESLKSYEQFIRKQLTRLPNIASIESSFAFGQVKTKTKLPVR; encoded by the coding sequence ATTGACGAGATCGATAAGAAAATACTGGCTGAACTGCAAAATAACGCTCGCCTGACTAATCAAGAGTTGGCCGATCGCGTGGCGCTGTCGCCCTCTCCTTGTTTACGCCGAGTTCGGTCATTAGAGAAACAAGGGATTATTCGCGGCTATCACGCCAGCGTTGATCAAGAAGCGTGTGGCTTGCCTGTGAATGTGTTTGTGTTGGTGAAACTTGAAAAGCCGACTGAAGAGAACATGCGCGACTTTGAGCAACACATTGAAGTGATTGATGAAGTATTGGAGTGCTTTTTAATGACAGGCAATCACGATTATCTATTGCATGTGGTCAGCGAGTCGCTTAAAAGCTACGAGCAATTTATCCGCAAACAACTAACTCGCCTGCCCAATATTGCGTCTATTGAATCCAGCTTCGCCTTTGGTCAGGTAAAAACAAAGACTAAGCTGCCAGTGAGATAA
- a CDS encoding metallophosphoesterase family protein — translation MTTVYQISDCHLSDESSYENLRKALEHVANDPTCKTIFLTGDICCSPKPGDYIRLEAFIRQHINDKPIYAIAGNHDDSSLMRTELKGSTIVVADKAIINKREFVFLDSSDKPLDNRHPLGSGRINNRGIALLKQQLRKADDPIVVVHHPIIPVGSEWMKAIRLENDTEVLKVLRKYRVRDVICGHGHDGITAKQQGITQYMAPSTAYGFDHSINEYNRSEKVGLSRIRLSANSIDYQAVYF, via the coding sequence ATGACTACCGTATACCAAATCAGTGATTGCCACCTTTCAGATGAATCCAGCTACGAGAACTTGCGTAAAGCCTTGGAACACGTCGCTAACGATCCAACCTGTAAGACCATTTTCCTGACCGGTGATATTTGTTGTAGTCCCAAACCGGGTGACTACATTCGATTGGAAGCGTTCATCAGGCAACACATTAACGATAAGCCTATTTACGCGATTGCGGGCAACCATGACGACTCTTCCTTAATGCGTACTGAGCTAAAAGGCTCGACGATTGTCGTCGCCGATAAAGCGATTATCAATAAACGAGAGTTTGTATTTCTGGACTCTAGCGACAAGCCGCTTGATAACCGACATCCATTAGGTTCAGGGCGTATTAATAACCGTGGAATAGCTCTTCTAAAACAGCAACTAAGAAAGGCTGATGATCCCATTGTTGTTGTCCACCACCCTATCATTCCTGTCGGTTCTGAGTGGATGAAAGCGATCCGTTTGGAAAACGATACCGAGGTACTGAAGGTGCTTCGCAAGTATCGCGTGCGTGACGTTATTTGTGGTCACGGCCATGATGGAATAACTGCCAAACAACAAGGAATAACCCAATATATGGCACCTTCAACCGCCTATGGGTTCGATCACTCTATCAATGAATACAATCGCAGCGAAAAGGTAGGATTAAGTCGAATTCGTTTGTCCGCTAATTCAATCGATTATCAGGCTGTGTATTTTTAA
- a CDS encoding PLP-dependent transferase, with product MNTSTQLSPLRKTTKHEQAEALAIEQAKHFGIDPNSDYGVTLIELATTLYKANTKTHDLWALTVDGLSELDKSDRIAWFNAKRFLSFQIAKILDNLQNPMRATYQSIATNNGNFASKGAYPIFDNVAAIFSASPVITRTATYLFACTEWIEDAFNGKEPLHDIYSRLLNPTSISLANHMVDIEAGSRANEYLAWNFNSGMAAIDGLLSHLLGHEDIVLASRNIYGGSYQLLEDWFGKPSNLNVAVEWVDGYSGDEFATCLDEVADKYADRLAAGKKIYVYLESPCNPHGYVLDVASISKAGHSRGWDVIVDSTVGTPLLHPVLKRDDVMERPDYVIHSYTKELAGSGTTTAGVVIGRNETMFVPKGEDVTFTKPNGDEATIPWNETLFWNVYYIKGAFLDADKAFEVLNGMKTYEMRVVQKTINTLTLAKIFDAHPDINVSCPALPDSNNYEHCQNNMYLGLPAALFTIDMEGNGNRAPINRDGFKQFFDMLEPAIGMQVSLGQTNTVALCPALTTHSELSDEALNEAGIKPTTMRISIGLEDPRMFIAHIVEAAKLSIDRKHSDFSSSFPSNERIDEIYMQTYMDVHQRFVQSLPKFGQLTQ from the coding sequence ATGAACACGTCAACTCAACTTAGCCCGCTGCGTAAAACCACCAAACACGAACAAGCAGAAGCCCTTGCTATTGAGCAGGCAAAGCATTTTGGTATCGACCCAAATAGTGATTACGGCGTCACGCTGATTGAACTGGCGACGACCTTGTACAAAGCTAATACCAAGACTCACGACCTTTGGGCATTGACCGTTGATGGACTTTCAGAACTCGACAAGAGTGACCGAATCGCTTGGTTTAACGCCAAACGTTTTTTGTCTTTCCAGATCGCGAAGATCCTCGACAACCTGCAAAACCCAATGCGTGCGACTTACCAATCCATTGCCACCAACAATGGTAATTTTGCCTCTAAAGGTGCGTATCCTATCTTCGATAATGTTGCTGCTATATTTTCCGCTAGCCCTGTGATTACACGCACCGCGACCTATTTGTTTGCGTGTACAGAATGGATTGAAGATGCGTTCAACGGTAAAGAACCACTGCACGATATTTACTCTCGACTGCTTAATCCAACCTCAATCTCACTGGCTAACCACATGGTTGATATTGAGGCCGGTTCTAGAGCCAATGAGTACCTCGCATGGAACTTTAACTCGGGGATGGCGGCTATTGATGGGTTGTTGAGCCATTTGCTCGGGCATGAAGACATAGTCTTGGCCTCACGCAACATCTATGGCGGTTCTTATCAGTTGTTGGAAGATTGGTTTGGCAAGCCTTCGAACTTGAATGTCGCGGTAGAGTGGGTGGATGGTTACTCCGGAGATGAGTTTGCGACTTGCCTTGATGAGGTTGCTGACAAATACGCAGATCGCCTCGCCGCGGGTAAGAAAATCTACGTTTACCTTGAGTCACCGTGTAACCCACATGGATACGTGTTAGATGTCGCCAGTATCAGTAAAGCTGGTCACTCTCGTGGTTGGGATGTGATTGTCGACTCAACAGTGGGTACGCCATTGCTTCATCCTGTGCTCAAACGTGATGATGTGATGGAAAGGCCAGATTATGTGATTCACTCCTACACCAAAGAATTAGCGGGTTCAGGCACTACAACGGCTGGCGTAGTCATTGGTCGTAACGAGACGATGTTTGTACCAAAAGGAGAGGATGTGACTTTCACCAAACCCAATGGTGATGAGGCGACGATTCCATGGAACGAAACCTTGTTTTGGAATGTGTATTACATTAAAGGCGCGTTCTTAGATGCAGACAAAGCGTTCGAAGTGCTCAATGGTATGAAAACCTATGAGATGCGTGTGGTGCAAAAAACCATTAATACACTGACTCTCGCAAAGATCTTTGATGCTCATCCAGATATCAATGTGTCGTGTCCAGCTTTGCCAGACAGCAATAACTATGAACACTGCCAGAACAACATGTACTTGGGGCTACCAGCCGCGTTGTTTACCATCGATATGGAAGGAAACGGTAATCGTGCGCCAATCAATCGAGATGGGTTTAAACAGTTCTTCGACATGCTTGAGCCCGCAATCGGGATGCAAGTGAGCTTAGGGCAAACCAATACGGTAGCGCTGTGCCCAGCATTGACCACGCATTCAGAACTCAGCGATGAGGCACTCAATGAAGCGGGCATCAAACCGACCACAATGCGTATCTCGATTGGGTTGGAAGATCCTCGCATGTTCATTGCTCATATTGTCGAGGCCGCTAAATTGTCGATTGACCGTAAACACAGCGACTTTTCATCGAGCTTCCCGAGTAACGAGCGTATCGACGAAATCTATATGCAAACCTATATGGATGTACACCAGAGGTTTGTTCAGAGCTTGCCGAAGTTCGGTCAACTTACTCAGTAA
- a CDS encoding helix-turn-helix domain-containing protein, with the protein MNTWKIKPTSDLLAPYVEYIWALQVTEPSQQSALLLPNPSANAILSPPEDKHVYRKNGFELEVQGGHWLSAYTEELYVDDLHPRQLLGVKFFPDGAFGLGLMRAESANQKLIQPLPSCFQWQDEMDINCPDAAAHIIESQLLSLPPIDEQRIWKSVHEARLYINEGKSLDLLPMSRRTLERQFALVTGLSLKQYEQMVKMDRLIWAIYQEQNEKIDWSDLAYRFGFSDQPHLIRQLKKAIGVTPKRYLIEKHLSIDLFGDFSN; encoded by the coding sequence ATGAATACCTGGAAAATCAAGCCCACATCAGACCTTCTCGCGCCATATGTTGAGTATATTTGGGCATTGCAAGTCACTGAGCCGAGCCAACAGTCTGCTCTGCTGCTTCCTAATCCTTCTGCTAATGCCATCCTGTCTCCGCCGGAAGACAAACATGTTTACCGAAAGAACGGATTCGAATTAGAGGTTCAAGGTGGACACTGGCTCTCTGCATACACTGAAGAACTTTATGTTGATGATCTGCATCCGCGTCAGCTTTTAGGTGTGAAGTTTTTTCCTGATGGTGCTTTTGGCTTAGGTTTGATGCGAGCGGAGAGCGCTAATCAGAAGCTCATTCAACCTCTCCCTTCTTGTTTTCAATGGCAAGATGAAATGGATATCAATTGCCCGGACGCAGCAGCCCATATCATAGAGTCACAGTTGCTATCTCTTCCACCCATTGATGAGCAGCGAATATGGAAAAGTGTTCATGAGGCTCGCTTGTACATCAACGAAGGCAAAAGCCTCGATTTGTTGCCAATGTCTAGGCGCACATTAGAACGACAATTTGCATTAGTCACTGGTTTGTCGCTCAAACAGTATGAGCAAATGGTGAAGATGGATCGTCTTATATGGGCTATCTACCAAGAGCAAAATGAAAAGATTGATTGGAGCGACCTTGCCTACCGCTTCGGTTTCAGTGACCAGCCCCACCTCATACGACAATTAAAGAAAGCGATTGGCGTGACACCCAAGCGTTACTTAATCGAGAAGCATCTTTCTATTGACCTGTTTGGTGACTTCAGTAATTGA
- a CDS encoding prepilin-type N-terminal cleavage/methylation domain-containing protein, translating into MLKSRKGFTVIELVVVIVVLGVLAVIAAPRFLNLSSDAKIASLRGLGASVKEANQLVYSQAVIEGQEKLSAGSVTFNGVPVDTQWGYIKPTYDNIVKVINFSSEQLIEYSDIPLEDWGVYDRSPTNQGQKILYFIPRGTTNIPRDISTYCLFHYSLFSTLSEPQYYDSTQGC; encoded by the coding sequence GTGTTGAAGAGTCGTAAAGGGTTTACAGTCATTGAACTGGTTGTGGTTATCGTTGTTTTGGGCGTACTTGCAGTCATCGCAGCGCCGAGGTTCTTAAACCTCAGTTCCGATGCGAAAATAGCATCGTTACGTGGATTAGGCGCAAGTGTAAAAGAAGCCAACCAACTGGTTTATTCTCAAGCGGTTATTGAAGGGCAAGAAAAGTTATCCGCAGGTAGTGTGACCTTTAATGGAGTACCTGTTGATACTCAGTGGGGCTATATCAAGCCAACCTACGACAACATTGTTAAAGTGATTAATTTTTCTTCGGAGCAATTAATAGAATACTCTGATATACCCCTAGAGGATTGGGGCGTTTATGATCGGTCGCCTACTAACCAAGGCCAAAAAATTCTCTATTTCATTCCCAGAGGCACCACAAATATACCTCGAGATATCTCTACTTATTGCTTATTCCATTACTCTTTGTTTAGCACTTTGAGCGAGCCCCAATACTACGATTCCACTCAAGGCTGTTAA
- a CDS encoding type II secretion system protein — protein sequence MLKLLRQRKKWKLAAFSLFMLITAFFIYNQFGNRMSRVDEANFLIGQLNTVLDVAEQYSHDNGSLPPITSDTDTNFGYLNINHLIENPGLSTWRGPYLPFDDTWIGGDQYIDHPDYIATQLLLKEKGSQWARGSSETGCKSSSSTCSLTVCIWLVPTKVAQEINQMVDGNTSLESSNTTGKIRYDKAFGGALVCMIGDDYPMPSIQPN from the coding sequence ATGTTGAAACTTTTGCGTCAGAGAAAAAAATGGAAACTTGCAGCGTTTAGTTTGTTCATGCTTATTACCGCATTTTTTATCTACAACCAGTTTGGCAACCGTATGTCCCGTGTCGATGAGGCAAACTTTTTGATCGGGCAACTGAATACTGTGTTGGATGTCGCTGAGCAATATTCTCATGACAATGGTTCTTTGCCTCCCATCACTTCCGATACCGACACGAACTTCGGCTACTTAAACATCAATCACTTAATTGAAAATCCGGGCTTATCAACATGGCGAGGACCATACTTACCTTTTGACGATACATGGATAGGTGGCGATCAGTACATCGATCATCCAGATTACATAGCAACGCAATTACTGCTTAAGGAAAAGGGGAGTCAATGGGCTCGAGGGAGCTCCGAGACAGGTTGTAAATCGTCGTCATCAACTTGTTCTCTTACGGTTTGTATCTGGTTGGTACCAACAAAAGTGGCACAAGAAATTAATCAGATGGTTGATGGCAATACGAGCCTCGAAAGTTCTAATACGACCGGAAAAATACGTTACGACAAAGCCTTTGGTGGCGCACTGGTATGTATGATTGGCGATGACTATCCAATGCCTTCTATACAGCCCAACTAA